ttctcaccatacagataatgacgccataacttcaatgcaaacacaatggcTACAAACTCTAAGTCATGCACTGGATATAGGGTCTCATGCggcttcaactgacgagaagcatgtGCAATCACTCGCCCATTTTGCATTAGAACACATCCAAGTCCATTTACAGATGCATCTGAACAAACAACATATCCACCTGAGCCTGATGGCAAAGCTAGCACTGGAGCTGTTGTCAACTTTTCCTTCAAAGTCTGAAAACTTGACTCACATTCATCAGTCCACACAAAACGTCGATCTTTTTGCGTTAATTGGGTCATAGGCCTTGCTATaatagaaaatccttcaatgaaacgcctataatatcctgccaatcccaagaaactgcgaataTCGGAAATATTCGTCAGTGTTGGCCAATTGataacagcttccactttactaggatctactgatacTCCTTGAGCTGATATaacatgacccagaaatacaactctgtccatccagaattcacatttagaAAACATTGCATACAATTGCGCTGCTCTGAGTGTCTGGAGGACCAACCTTAAATGTTCTCGGTGCTCCTTCCTTGTTTTCGAATAAAtcagaatgtcatctatgaagacaataacaaatctgtctataaattctcgaaaaacacgatacatcaaatccataaaaaccgcaggagcattagtcaatccaaaaggcataactagaaattcataatgcccataacgcGTTCTAAATGCTGTCATcggaacatcttcctctcgaactcgaagctgatggtAGCCaaaacgaagatcaatctttgaaTACACTGACgtaccttgcaactgatcaaacaaatcatcgatacgcggcagaggatacttattcttcacagtagctttgttcaactgtctgtaatcaatgcacattctcatcgttccgtctttcttcttgacaaacaatattggagctccccaaggtgacatACTTGGTCTAATATAGCCTTTTTCCAGTAAGTCCTGTAATtgctctttcagttctttcaattccgcTGGAGCCAAACGGTATGGTTCTCTCGAAATAGGATTTGTCCCGGACACCAACTCAATGCTAAAATCGATTTCCCTCTGGGGTGGAAATCCAGGAATTTCATTGGGAAATACATCAGGGGATTCCTTGACAACAGGAATATCAGAAACTTCAAATCTTTTTCCCTGTGTCGCATCAACTGCATAGATCATGAATCCTTCATTTCCTGTTGACAAGATTCTAAACATTTCCATTGCTGACACTAATGGAATACATGATTGTGAATCACTACCGTAAAAATTCCATTTACTGCCATAATACGGTCTGAATATGACGATtccatggaaacaatcaactgtagctcgatAATTAGACAGAGTATCCATTCCCAGAATACAGTCGAAGTCAGACATATCTAGCTTGATgagattagttatcataatattatcatcgaatctaatcacacaattcAGAATTATCTCATGAGACATCAAACTTACATCGACGGGAGTAGAGACTGAAACAGTATCTATCAACGGAATAGTAGCAATCTCATGCTCATCAACAAATATAGCAGATACAAATAAATGAGAAACTCCTGTATCTATCAGTATACGAGCAGGATGATTAAAAATAAGGCAGATACCTGCAATAACTCCGCCCGGTGTATCTTGAACTTGATCCTGGGTTAAAGCATGAACTCGAGGTTGCTATGGCCCTAGGAAACGCTGCTGAACTGAACCTCTAGGCTGAGGATAGCTAGACTGCTGAAAAGACTAAGTCGGAACAAAAGGTCTAGTTGTTGGTCCTCTAAAATCCTGACCAAACTGAGGTTGCTGAAATTGTTGTCTTACTGCATTCGGACATACCCTAGCGTAATCTCCAACTTGCCCACAGATATTACAAGATCCATGAACTCCCGTACACTGAGTGCTGAAATGCTTACCACCACAACGATCACAAAATACTCCAACTGGTGACCCAACTGAACTTCCACGCTGACTGCCAGAACTAGAAGAACTACTACGAGTCTGTTTCTTGAACTGTTTTCCTTTGGCCTTAAAATTTTGCTGCTTTGGTTGCTGATAAGGCTGCGAAGGCTGATACGGCAGTAAAGGTCGGTATAGTGGTGCACCAACTGGCATCGGCACATTGCCCCCGAAACTCTGAGGAAAACCTGATTGAACTGACTGTGGGTATGCCAAAAGTAATTGCCTCCACATCTTGGCTTTCTCAACAACATCGACATAATTAACAGGTGCTCCAGCTACTACTAAAGTGCAAATGGTTCGATTCAATCCTTGCATAAAATGCGATAGCTTGTTCCGATTACTGCTAGCAACATGAGGGACATAGGCAAGAAGCGCTGAGAATTGAGAGGCATACTCCACTACAGTCATGTTACCTTGAGCCAATCTATTAAATATAGCTTCCTTGGTCGAATAATACGAAGGCGGTGAATACTCTGGAGCAAACTGTGCACAAAACAAATCCCAAGTAACTCTTTCACCTGACTCTTTCAGAGCTTCCTCGCTAGTTTCCCACCATAACTGGGCTCGCTCTTTTAATTGACAAATAGCCAACTTAAGCTGCAATTCAGGGGTGTACTCCAACATATTGAACAAACGCTTCATACTTTTTAGCCATGCAATAGCTTTCTCACCATCTTCATTCCCAAAGAATCGAGGAGGACGCATGTTCTGAAATCGGGATATGACTAGTTCATTTCACCCATTCCTCTGGTCAACTGATCCACTTCATGCACGAAGTTGACATTTCGTGCTTCACCACGAGGACGGCGACCTCGTCTTCCCCAATCAGTCTCGTTAAGTCCTCTAACATTTGGAGCTTCGGATTCCTGAACAACTTCCTTTCCTTTTCTACCCTTACGTCCCGGTGCCATCTAAAATGCATAAGGATTTAATCCACAGGCAGAAAAAAATAATCGGCTgagtataaaagcataaacttaaactAATACGCTCTAGTAATGCTGATACaattaattcaaaacatatAAAAAAGTAAGAGCAAATAATCAAACACATGCACAATCATTTTATATGTGCCTAAACTCGAGTGTCCTAGACTCTATTTCGAGCGTATCCCagttacgctctgataccaaactgTCAGGGCCTGTgcttttaatttatatttaattacaaCACAACAAGGATTAAATGGTGTAAACagcgaaaacgagtttaaaacatTCATTagggcctacagaaatttcggcatgacctccccgtaagtaggacatcccaaaatttcaaaacacaacaacaacaatatacgCTCGAAAATAATACCAAGTTCACAATCAACCACAACAACATCCTACAGctgcactggccaggactagacATAACATACTACAAATAAAATCCAAACAACATTAAAACATAACCATACAGCTACACAGGGCATCTCCCTGGCAAATGTATCAAACcagaataatatatttaaatatctgGGAACTCTGACACAAACCGACTGCCTACTGAATACCACTTgctgacgctccaccagactCGTAAAAACCCCTGGAATGACATGTTAAGTCgtcaaaaacaaccacaacatTAAAAGAAAACAGGGGTTGGACCCCAGTACGACAAACCAGTAAAATCACGACGTATATAAAAGACATGTAATAATACCTAGTAAATGCAATGCTATGAGATGCATGAATGGTAACAACGGAACAATGGATACCAAAAGGAGTCCAAACGAATAGCATCATcaacagtaacagtggccacccgtgccaggaatgcagcatcaaatcgccgctcgtccatgcacgtagcatcgggAATGCGAGTAGCTATGTCGCTCGTCCCTAGCTGTCATCTGGGAATGTGGCTAATCCTAACCCACTCGTCCCTCTGATGACTCAATATCTCAACAGAATCAACATAAATAGCCGTCAAAGGAGTCAAGGCTCAATATGTTATGCCAACATAATTAATGCATGAatgcatcaaaataaacattcaaTGCACATAATAGCAAACAACATTCCTCGAATATTCTTACACGCCAATATAAGCGTCATAATGATATAGGTTTGAGCGTAcctgtcacacccttactctatacttagcataattaccataatcaaaataaggtttgaatgatataactatattatgaatcaaatcaaacaaggggcatcactttgacggtttgtaaaaattgtggcatgatgtccctatattttgtataagcccaaaccaagcaacaacattcatatatacatagacacaaactcaactcaagcaacaacatcaacccatttatatataatcgtattcttacacacaaacatattctgtaccatcatacccctagacataaacattgtaaaacttgtttcaaaccctgacattcaattcattataatacatatgcggaagctatacaataagaagcccggttcttgtcgaggtgaggcacgtcactagcatccattggcgaaccggcatcctacgcatcttcacgacctgatcctgtaatacatgagctacgtgagtttataaactcaataagttggcacttgtacgtatcaatatgcctagaaggaacatacatatcaagtcgtgatcaacaatgaatcttaaaaacatgtcataccgtagcatatattcaatgttcatttttgtacgtgagcctcattagttgacctgtactaccgtgcttgctttattatatagctactactgtgttggacgtcagggagcaacctttggcatccccacgccccatgaacatatattggccaatagctttggtggacttaaaaccacccatgatgtcaacaagctctatatcatgtaaaaatcagtcattttcctttcatgttcatgttcttgttcttgacatagcacccatcttcaatattcatgagttccttacatatttaatacataacaatggaatatggtgctatgtttcaacaataaatatactaacaatgtacatatatcaataatcaatgagaatcatttgaaatcataatattgctcatgtattacttcaagaacatgccaacttacagtccaagctgaacaacactggtttgagatggtgaatcttgctcctatactgtcaaatacatcaataaaccCATCACTATGTATATACTAGGTGAAAATCACTCCTCTACATGTAgaacaactaaaagagaagaaaacttacacctatatgatgctcttgtgatggagaactaagttCTCACTTCAAAAcaatgaaggaaatgaagaaagagaGCTTTGGAGGAAGATTCTAAGTTTTTCTTTCGTGCCTTGCTGTGAAGGAAAGGGGAAAGAACTGATTCAATGGCTCAGAAATTCGAAACTTATCCTATTTTATACTGGGCGgcactcgggcggtagttttctaccgctcgagcgcggaatgttctgtccaaaaCGTAAAATTTTGGTGCACTGGCGCACGGGCggtcatattctaccgctcgggcgccatatgtTCTGGAAAAATACTGAACTTCAAATacaccggcgctcgggcggtaaaatcttaccgctcgggcgccacctgttCTGCTTCTGCGCGCTATTTCATCGAAGATCGCTCCGGAAACGTCTCTTAcgttcataatctgaaaaaatggtaaactacaaagttgtagccctatgtcttggcttgaatctcccactagtttcaggtcatttggaggtctgagtaaaaagttgtgcccattctcctaacatgtgtcattgtaggagtgacgatacacacaactcacttcggggcgcttttggcttgtcttccacaatgatttggacaaaacccaaaacgtgaaagttgtagcattatatcttagctttctaagggttaaggcctcacacaatttggatcaatattcaaatcattatgctaaaacccgtacgaacaACCATATTTACGtctcatttcccacaacttccattacactatcattacctacacatcttactctaactatttaggcatatattcattctcaatataccatggacaatataaaagtcatgttcaatctcaatattgatacctcaatcatcaCTTTAAATCTAACAAGCTAAacaactacataataaacgacataaacgcattattatcatttgtacgagtatccgggcattacaattctcccctccttcaaagaatttcgtcctcgaaatttgacgtaccatatagttcgggatatctctgttgaatctcgtcttcgcgttcccaagttgcttcttcgattgcatgatttcgccataacagtttcaccaagggtatttccttgcctcgtaacagttttgatttcctatcgaggatttggaccggTCGTTCTTCGTATGAGAGATTCGAAGCTAGCTCCAATGGttcgtaatgaagaacgtgagaaggattggccaaatactttcgtagcaaggaaacgtgaaaaacattgtgaacatttgacaagttcggaggtaaagcaactcggtaggctctgtctcctattctttccaagatttcaaatggaccgatatatcttggactcaactttcctttcttaccaaaacgcaaaatgcccttcaatggtgatatctttacaaatacatggtcaccaccctgaaattccaatcgacgacgtcgcacatcagcatagcttttctgtcgactctgggcagtgtgcattctttctctgatcttggttaccaattcagctgtctgttgtaccaattcagggcctaacAATTTCCTTTCTTctatttcatcccaatgtactggagatcgacattttctaccatataatgcagtatatggtgccattccaatgcttgactgatagctattgttatatgtaaactcagccaacggtagtttactttcccaactacctgggaagtcaatagtacatgccctcaacatatcttctaagatctgattcactcgttctgattgtccatcagtttgagggtggaatgctgtgctgaatgacaatcgagttcccatagcatgatgcaagcttttccaaaattcagatgtaaattttggatctctatctgatacaatggacattgggataccatgaagcctcactatctcctcgatgtattcttcagcatattgattcatcgtgtatgtggtcttcaccggaagaaaatgagctgattttgtaagtcgatccacaataacccatatagcattgaatcctctttgtgttcttggcaaaccaaggatgaaatccattgtaatatgctcacatttccattcaggaatgggtagtggtttcagaagtcctgctggtctttgatgttcagttttgacctgttgacaagttagacattgtgcaacaaattgagcaatgtcctttttcatacctggccaccaaaataatggtttcaaatccttgtacattttcgtgCCTCCTGGATAGATCGAATAGGGggtagcatgagcatcaataagaatgtcgGTTCTGGTCGTTCCTTGTTTTGGTACACACAGTCTCCCTCGATATGTCCATATTCCTTCCCCATCcaattcaaagttcaaatttcctttttcttcatCTCGCTGCCTCAATTGTTGTAATTCATTATCTGTGTTTTGTTCGACCTTAATCCTGTCTGCAAGCGTTGGTCGAACCATAAGGGATGATAGATGAATTGCAGctccctttggaataacatcaagtttcaagttctgcaaatcccataggatttgttcttgtacttgcattgcagcaatagaactggactttcgacttaacgcatctgcaacaacattggctttgcctggatgataattaataacacaatcgtaatacttcaccaattccaaccaacttcgttgtctcatattcagttctttttgcgtgcataagtatttcagactcttgtggtccgtgtaaatttcacaccgttcaccatacagataatggcgccatattttcaatgcaaataccactgctgccagttctaaatcatgtgtgggatagttcttttcatattctttcaattgcctagaggcataagcaatcaccttcccgtgttgcatcaagactgctcctaaaccttgtttcgaagcatcagtgtacactacaaaatctcctgatccttgtggaatagcaaggaccggtgctgatgtcaattttgcctttaactcttgaaaactgcgatcacatgcttcATCCCATACAAATCTCACGTTCTTTCGagttaaagcagtcaaaggcaatgctatcttagaaaatcccgctataaaccgacggtaataaccagctagcccatgaaaactgcgtacctcggtaacagtggtaggtcgtagccagttattaacagcttcaatcttacttggatccactgatatgccttcttttgaaatgatatgacccaagaatgctacttgttcaagccaaaattcacatttcttccatttggcatataaatgtttatccttcaaagtctgcaaaactaattgcaaatgttctcgatgctcctctacagttcgtgagtagattaaaatatcatctataaacacaatcacgaacttgtctaggaatggcttgaaaattctgTTCACTAGATCCATAAATGCAGCTGGTGCCTtcgttagtccaaatggcattacaagaaattcataatgcccgtacctggttcggaaggcagtcttagaaatatcatctgacttcacttttaattgatgatagcctgatcgtaaatcaatgttcgaaaagatagcagctccttgtagttgatcaaacaaatcatcaattctagggagtggatacttatttttgattgtcactttgttcaactcccgataatcaatgcatagacgaagggtaccgtctttctttttcacaaacaaaacaggtgcaccccacggtgaaaagctcggtctaataaaccctttatcaagcaactcctgtaactattctttcagttctttcatttctgtaggagctaatcgataaggagctttggagatcggatgagttcctgtcacaacatcaattacaaatttgatctctctatctgggggtaagcctgttacatcatcaggaaatacttctggaaattcacaaacgACATCTGTATCTTTTAGTTCACGAACCGGTGGATCAATAACTaaaacagatgctaaatatccttgacaccccttctgtaataatttacaagccttcatacaagagattatccgaagaggtaaggatatacctgcacttgctactgtgaatggttcagctcctactggtgcaaacttgatcatcttcAGGCCACAGTCAATATTAACTTtgtacttcgagagccaatccattcccaatatcacatcaaaatcgttcattttcaaaacaatcaattcaacATACATCTGATGACCTTTGACATATATTGGACAtcctcgcacaatctgatctgtccgtaattcttgcccggaaggtaaggctatggcgagttgtgtctctagtgtacttgctgtaatgcccagtctctttacaaacgattccgaaataaaagaatgtgtggctcctgaatctagtaaaacaatagcagtaataccagaaatcaagaacataccggTGATCATCGATGTATCAGCATCCACTTCTTCTTTGGTCATGGAGAAAAGGCGTCCCTGTAATTTCTCAAACTTcctggacaattcttggcgaGATGTCCTGGCTTCTTGCAACGATAACAGACATTAGAACCCTGCATACACTCCCCGCCATGgagtttgccacatttaggacaaggtggcctgtcctgttctttacgtggagggggacCCTTGCCACGGGGTTCCTCTGGTCTAGTACCCCTGCTATCagtctttttgccttgtcctgttccttggctcTTCTGAAAGTACTGTTGCCTTCGCTGTTGCCAGTCTCTGTCAATGTCTTGCTCATCCTGTTCagccataagtgctctttccACTATCTCCCCATACGTAGCAACTTTCTACATTCGtatatctcttttaatttcagagcgaagtccacgcatgaaatgttcgcccttactggtgtcatcttgtgcaatatatggtacgtATTGGACTCCAGCTTCGAATTGTTGTATATATTCAGTCATTGACATGGAACCTTGCTTCAAATTCAGAAAATCACTGGCTTTCTTGGCTCGTACGTCTTTACTgaaatatttgttgtaaaacacagttttgaaagtttcccatgtcaatggtccaaccggtaatgcgacccttgcactctcccaccaaattcttgcatgttttgttaatAAAAAGACGGCACAAGTCACTTTGTCAACATCTTCCATATGAAGGTtggagaagatggactccaatgacttaatccactcttctgctactgctggatcggtgcttcccatgaattccggaggattcaaacgtcgaaaccgatcatatacgtctgtctgaacaggcacatgtctgtgtactatggcttgagcttgtgcctgttcatgagtagtccgttgcatctccagtagctgctggatttgctcaccatggactttggtttgttgttggagtaattgaGCGAAGTCATCTACAGGTCGTGGCGCACCGCCCTCACCTTCGACTGCTGGGGCTttgcccttagatgactctcactcatgtactttacgtttcggtggcatcgttgcttatcttaacctacatgtaggtcacgtagaaacacataacttagcataaactatggaatacaaagatacttatttgccgagttctccatgtggatgaagtgcagtgtcttccctgtcaaagaaccgtgggctctgataccataaaaatgtcacacccttactctatacttagcatacttaccataatcaaaataaggtttgaatgatataactatattatgaatcaaatcaaacaaggggcatcactttgacggtttgtaaaaattgtggcatgatgtccctatattttgtataagcccaaaccaagcaacaacattcatatatacatagacacaaactcaactcaagcaacaacatcaacccatatatatataatcgtattCTTACACACAAACATATTATGTACCATCATACCCTGTACCAACATACCCctagacataaacattgtaaaacttgtttcaaaccctgacattcaattc
The Primulina eburnea isolate SZY01 chromosome 5, ASM2296580v1, whole genome shotgun sequence genome window above contains:
- the LOC140831494 gene encoding uncharacterized protein, which codes for MRPPRFFGNEDGEKAIAWLKSMKRLFNMLEYTPELQLKLAICQLKERAQLWWETSEEALKESGERVTWDLFCAQFAPEYSPPSYYSTKEAIFNRLAQGNMTVVEYASQFSALLAYVPHVASSNRNKLSHFMQGLNRTICTLVVAGAPVNYVDVVEKAKMWRQLLLAYPQSVQSGFPQSFGGNVPMPVGAPLYRPLLPYQPSQPYQQPKQQNFKAKGKQFKKQTRSSSSSSGSQRGSSVGSPVGVFCDRCGGKHFSTQCTGVHGSCNICGQVGDYARVCPNAVRQQFQQPQFDTGVSHLFVSAIFVDEHEIATIPLIDTVSVSTPVDVSLMSHEIILNCVIRFDDNIMITNLIKLDMSDFDCILGMDTLSNYRATVDCFHGIVIFRPYYGSKWNFYGSDSQSCIPLVSAMEMFRILSTGNEGFMIYAVDATQGKRFEVSDIPVVKESPDVFPNEIPGFPPQREIDFSIELVSGTNPISREPYRLAPAELKELKEQLQDLLEKGYIRPTSSSRGRCSDDSI